The following proteins are co-located in the Sphingomonas donggukensis genome:
- a CDS encoding gamma carbonic anhydrase family protein, whose protein sequence is MPLYEFDGKAPVLGTDAWVAPSADLIGDVHLGGQASVWFGSVIRGDNTPILIGGRSNVQEGAALHSDPGAPLTVGEDVTVGHHAILHGCMVGARSLIGMGAIVLNRAVIGEDCIVGAGALVTEGKIFPAGSLIVGSPARAVRTLDDAAKAMLLASARVYVAKAREYANGLKRVG, encoded by the coding sequence ATGCCGCTCTACGAATTCGACGGCAAGGCACCCGTGCTAGGCACCGACGCCTGGGTCGCGCCGAGCGCCGACCTGATCGGCGACGTCCACCTGGGCGGTCAGGCGAGCGTGTGGTTCGGCTCGGTGATCCGCGGGGACAACACCCCGATCCTGATCGGCGGACGCAGCAACGTGCAGGAGGGCGCGGCGCTCCACAGCGACCCTGGCGCGCCGCTGACCGTCGGTGAGGACGTGACGGTCGGCCATCACGCGATCCTTCACGGCTGTATGGTCGGCGCACGATCGCTGATCGGCATGGGCGCGATCGTCCTCAACCGCGCGGTGATCGGCGAGGATTGCATCGTCGGCGCCGGCGCATTGGTGACCGAAGGCAAGATATTTCCCGCCGGCAGCCTGATCGTCGGCAGCCCCGCGCGGGCAGTGCGGACGCTCGACGACGCGGCGAAGGCGATGCTGCTGGCTTCGGCGCGCGTCTATGTGGCGAAGGCGCGTGAGTATGCGAACGGGCTGAAGCGCGTCGGCTGA